One segment of Rhodopirellula baltica SH 1 DNA contains the following:
- the pilM gene encoding pilus assembly protein PilM — MSVTSSASTSLACGACKHNNAPGAQFCGGCGHFLHEKCVQCGDSVSLTQKFCVGCGQDLNAWLEKRIAEQETKLSDAVAAVKCHEYERALGLLNLLAKSGDYRFQSVREQAAAAKDKVESLQKKVHAQASQRITAAKEAHAQNDLSTAVKLLAQVPENLLDDESRSIRQSSQVHLDQLKTLHGELQQALAEKSYSQVAGLLQQLLELQPDNQKYQQLSQQVGDKLLRRAEKLCARQEYQTARNALNSLPTICHNAQFADLSRRSELACWLSKQFDVEPYATNALGRLAMRYAKEFPSDGKASDCVKQLSKAVKSKRTTARDGLAPWRTKAESWIGGRVGILANPQSLNFDELAESPPSFASFAEAIGLALHALGLSRISGNLLPKKGVMSKLGLSKSKAVWGIDVGASGINAIKMRVEKGSDQPIVEAAHRVELKNPTCRGGSKSASELIPEAITRLMEEIDVSDSKVYANLPACEGIARFCELPPVKDKDAERLIETEVKTRIPISTEDLALITWVAPLQKGSTVGRPVVMAAATKLTVSRRVDLLGIGGLKLDGLVPSPIALANFAAHEFSELLAPPADKSAKKKSKTVEETSDESSEDESFSLTSSSKQPTLALIDAGASKTTMLLISPISIWFWSHESGGEDITAVVARRTKTTAEDAEQSKRNLASIKEPHEVDDDILEKQEITRARLRKLYEEADKTFRHFDIQATWCVGSAHQQHGFLRRVMMK; from the coding sequence ATGTCCGTCACTTCTTCTGCTTCCACATCATTGGCGTGTGGCGCGTGCAAACACAACAACGCTCCCGGCGCTCAATTCTGTGGCGGATGCGGGCATTTCCTGCATGAGAAATGTGTTCAGTGTGGCGACTCGGTAAGCCTGACTCAGAAGTTCTGCGTTGGCTGCGGACAAGACCTGAACGCGTGGCTGGAAAAACGAATCGCGGAACAAGAGACCAAACTCTCCGATGCGGTGGCCGCCGTGAAATGCCACGAGTACGAACGCGCGCTAGGTCTGCTCAACCTTTTAGCGAAAAGCGGTGACTACCGATTCCAATCCGTTCGCGAACAAGCTGCTGCTGCGAAAGACAAGGTCGAGAGCCTGCAGAAGAAGGTCCACGCACAAGCCAGCCAACGCATCACCGCAGCAAAAGAAGCTCACGCGCAAAACGATCTTTCAACTGCAGTCAAATTGCTGGCTCAAGTTCCTGAAAATTTGCTCGACGACGAATCCCGCTCCATTCGTCAAAGCAGTCAGGTGCACCTGGATCAACTCAAAACACTGCATGGCGAACTGCAGCAAGCATTGGCCGAAAAGAGCTATTCACAAGTCGCTGGACTTCTGCAGCAACTGTTGGAACTGCAACCCGACAACCAAAAGTATCAACAACTTTCGCAACAAGTTGGAGACAAGCTGCTGCGTCGTGCTGAGAAACTGTGTGCTCGGCAGGAATACCAGACGGCCCGTAACGCACTGAATTCGCTTCCGACAATTTGCCACAACGCTCAATTCGCCGACCTTTCACGTCGCAGCGAATTGGCTTGTTGGTTGTCGAAACAATTCGATGTGGAACCGTACGCAACCAATGCTCTTGGCCGGCTGGCCATGCGTTATGCGAAGGAATTTCCTTCTGACGGGAAGGCGTCTGATTGTGTTAAACAACTTTCCAAAGCGGTGAAATCGAAGCGCACCACTGCAAGAGATGGCTTGGCACCTTGGCGAACCAAAGCTGAAAGCTGGATTGGTGGACGAGTTGGCATTCTCGCCAATCCGCAATCGTTGAACTTCGACGAATTGGCTGAAAGCCCGCCATCATTCGCGTCTTTTGCGGAAGCCATTGGCCTGGCATTGCACGCACTCGGACTCAGCCGCATCAGTGGCAATCTGCTGCCGAAAAAAGGCGTGATGTCAAAACTCGGCTTAAGTAAAAGCAAAGCGGTTTGGGGCATCGACGTTGGTGCATCCGGCATCAACGCGATCAAGATGCGAGTCGAAAAAGGCTCTGACCAGCCGATCGTGGAAGCCGCCCATCGTGTAGAGCTGAAGAATCCAACTTGCCGCGGTGGATCCAAATCGGCAAGCGAATTAATCCCCGAAGCCATCACGCGACTGATGGAAGAAATCGATGTATCCGACTCAAAGGTCTACGCGAATTTGCCTGCTTGCGAGGGCATCGCTCGGTTCTGCGAACTGCCCCCAGTCAAAGACAAAGACGCGGAACGATTGATTGAAACAGAGGTCAAAACCCGAATTCCGATTTCAACCGAAGATCTGGCTTTGATCACCTGGGTTGCACCTTTGCAAAAGGGGAGCACCGTCGGTCGTCCCGTCGTGATGGCCGCCGCAACAAAGCTCACCGTTAGCCGACGTGTCGACCTACTTGGCATCGGTGGATTGAAACTGGATGGCTTGGTTCCATCTCCCATCGCGCTGGCCAACTTCGCGGCTCACGAGTTCTCTGAGCTACTCGCACCGCCGGCCGACAAATCGGCAAAGAAGAAATCGAAGACCGTCGAAGAAACATCGGACGAGTCGAGCGAAGACGAATCATTCAGCCTGACCTCCTCGAGCAAACAACCGACGCTCGCACTGATCGACGCGGGTGCATCCAAAACGACGATGCTTTTGATCTCTCCGATATCCATCTGGTTTTGGTCTCACGAGAGTGGCGGCGAAGACATCACCGCCGTGGTCGCTCGACGAACCAAAACCACCGCGGAGGATGCAGAGCAATCCAAGCGAAACCTGGCATCAATCAAGGAGCC